In Esox lucius isolate fEsoLuc1 chromosome 22, fEsoLuc1.pri, whole genome shotgun sequence, the genomic window atttgtgtgttgttttaaatgCATTGGTACCTAAACTGTAATAGTAATAAAGCATCTTGCAGATCTTGTTTCATTCTCCATACACATTTCTCCTTTCCTAAAGACAAGGTCAGTGGAAACAAACAAGCCGTCATGCATTACGTCTTCCTAGTTGCTGTGTGCCCTTGCTATCGATGACTGCAATTTAAAGGCGAGGAGCCATGCAAGGCATGATTGAGTTAAGTGCTAGAAATACACAGAGGAGAAACCAAACTGAGTTCAGGGTTCATGTTCATCAAGAAGCTAGACGTGAGAGCACTGGATTGTTCGCACCACTGTATCACCTATCAGATAGAAAGTTAAAAATTGTAATGCAATCTGTTCTAAAATGACTTTTTTTATCTTCACCAGGTAAATTGACTAAGAACCCAGGCTCATTTACAGCAAGGATCGATTAggtttaactgccttgctcagggaaaGAATGACAGATGTCTAGCTCaggattttatttattaaccTAAGATTATCTAACAGCTAGACTACCCACCACCCCAAAATCAGAGCACATCTTGAAAACAACAAGGCAGCATAATGCAGCATGGATTCTACActgataaaatgtaaataattatcCTTCAGGCACTGACTGAATGCAGAGTTTTTGCCTTACAGTAACATACTATATGCTACTGTATTATAGTCAGTTCTGTTAGGCATATTTAGAATATGGTGATCGTTACGTGATCTTGAAGAAATTGATTCAGCTTTGATCTGACTTTACTTAACTCCCCAGAGTAACCTAAGAAGAGGAGCGGAGCTGCGCATGGAGAATAAACTATGGTGCAAAATCCACCCATCTGAACATGGGAAGAAGCTTCTGTACAATCCCGATATTTTGGTCTACAGATGTGTAACGATTCCAGCCGAACGGGATTGTTCCAGTCCATGTTTAgggttttattttgttatatcCTTATTTGTTCCTCCCTTCCTGTCTTCCCTCACTTCATTAGCCCCATCAATCCCACCTGTGTTTACATGCACCTGTGTCTTGTCACATTGTTAACATGTGTATTTAGGTTGCTGTTTGTCATCCTGGTGGGGTTGGTTATTGTTTGTCCTTAGGACGCTGTACGTTTGTGTGTTGTtccctttttgtttttgactgTTGGCTCAATAAATTGGTCTTTTGAACCACAACCCTGCCTGTGCTTACTTCCACCACCCACCAAACCGTGACAAGAAGGAGTAGACTAAAAATCTCAACGGAGATGCTCTGCAGCCTCTGACTTTATAGATACAGGCCCAGTTGTCTGAGAGCTACCTTGTAGCTGGTCTGAGAGAGTACTCAATCACTTGagtattttgtaatttcattGGCCTAcactacaaatgtatttttttgtaatttagtgtCCTTCAGTAACAACAAATATAGGCGAACCATTACTGTTTACCATTACCAATAGTAAATTgggaaatatttagaaaatacaaaaacgGTATTATGTTTAGAGAAAATGTatcttgtatttattttaaaacactggtATTTAGGGTATTTATACTCATTGTACtttacattaataaaacatttttttacagGGACTGCATTTTGCCTTTGTAGGGAAACACAGGGGAGCTAAGTCAATTTAATAAGGGGCCACAGTACAATTGCAGTATTATGTGATCAAATTCCATAGAAAGGCTAATTGATTTGCACATCCTGTTGCTATAGAGGCAGTATCTGCACACAAAAAATTGTGTTTATCTGTATTTATCTatgtatttgtaaattattttgttatctaATATTTCCACCTATTAAATATGCAAGcatacacgcatgcacacacaccattccTCAATTACAAACATGCAGactgtaatatttaaaatgttcagaaaCCCAAACGCATATATAGAAGAACAATCTCAGTCAgcattacatacacacacaatgaacacaatccATAATACAGTATTCAcagaaacacaatgacacacaagCTGGCACAAACACTTGACATGATGAATAAACagcagggagggatggaggattTTCAGGATTTACACAGAATTGGTTAtgcaaacatactgtacatgcattCTAGGAAAGAGTCATTGATAAcataacatgcacacacatacactatgtgaagaaaacaaacaggcatATACTTAACTTTTAAACACCTGCTGTGGCTTTGTAATGCGGCTTTGAGATAGTTCCTGCACTAGTGCCTGACGATATAGCTTACTAGAAATTGGACTGCGGATGATTACTCTGTACGTCTGAAAATCATTGTTATTCTGCAATATTCAACAGTAATTTAGTGTTTATTAAATGATATATTGTTACCAGTCAAACACAGACATGATTGCATATTAGTTTGCTAATACTTTATACCTAATACAAATGGATGCATACGGAATTCCTTCTTAGGGGTTCCACAGAAAAACTGGCATAAGCCAATTCCTTTCCAGGTGGCCCTTGGAGCTGGGCTGGAAAAGGAAAACTCTCTTTGCCAGACGGCTGGTATATTTGGCTGAGAAGAGATGAAGTAGATGGATTTCTTCAGCACATGCCTGCTCGTGGAAAGTGTACAAACTCTCACACGCAACTGCCAAAAGACACAGATACCATATTCAGGTATTACGGACAAGCAACACAGGAACAGTTTTTTCTCTGAATTTAGtatgttcattttaacaagggAAGTCAGCATCTTATTCCTGATGTATCTTTCTGTGTCTATTTTTGTCTCTAGAAGATGGACCTTCTTATAAGGATACTGTGATATgattgttgttttggctctgtactggAGTCCTTTGATCATTGTTAAAATGTTCCCTGTACAATTTCCAAACCCTTGATTTAGAATTGATACTTCATTTGTTGTCCCACTCAAACAAGATTCCCATTTGAAATGCTTATTtgcagtgaactcattaatGTCTGTTTGCACTCCACATGGGGTAGCTAATATCTGTTGAAGTCATGTTTCCAAACCATTTATCCTTGATTTGCTCATAAAGTACAACCACTCAGCACAGTTCCCTAGAGCAACGCAACATGGAAGTTAATGATTTGTCTAAAGGCCAACATGTGCAATATTAAACACAGGTATAATGAGATTTCATGTCAGAGTCTGGAGGTGTAGGGGACCACACATGCCCTCTGGCGACGAGGTTTGAGCCCTGGCTCATCAGACTGTCTTTCCACCTCCTCTCTTTCTATGTCTACATACCTGACTCTACAACCTTTGTTTCCTACTGTCTTGCATTAAAAATCAAATTACTTCAATTTAAATCACTGCCTAAATTGAGCGGTAGGTTCCACCAAATGGGATGCTATAGCAAATCGGGCTTAACACTATGGGATGGAGAGAAGATTTACACGTGATAGAGGTTAAAGGAACATGAAACAGTGGAAATGTCTTTGGGGGAACATTTGTCTTTGGGGGAACAATTCTGTTGTTAAGGATTACTAGTTGAGAGCCATTTTGATCTACAATAGTTTATTTTGTCCATTAATGTTTATTTCAGGCTGTACACCTCTCATCACTAGAGGGTATATTCACTGAGGTCAGGAGGTGGGTCTGATGTATAAGGACACATGTAAACAGGTAGTAAACAAACAAAGGTGGAGATTGACATTTTTTCTTACAACAATTCACAAAATGGAATACCTATTTTCATCTCCACCATCACATTAATGCAACACCATTTTGATCTGTCAacacaattaattaattaaatgggAACCTTATTCAACTGCATATCTACGACTGCACTAACAATGCAAAATAATCTATATGTTAATTGTCCAAATTGCCACAGATTTTGTTATCATAACTACTAGAGCTGATGCCAAAAAAGTGAATATACATTCTTCAAACATAGAAATTGGCAATTTGTCCAAATTGCCTCAAAACTAAAGAATGTGAAATTACAGCAGCCCAGGACCACTACATCCGTCTGACAAAAGCCACCTAAACAGCTGATGAAACCAAAGACCAACCACAATACCAACAATATAACCAACCATTGCAGGATAGGGAATGCGCTTAGTGTGTAGTCCTTAACATGgttttgacctgactgcagttcggcATTGTAACCAACTTCAGTGAGCAAATGCTCGCATTTGATGGCCTTGATATGCTTCAGAGGTTTGTCTTTTGTGTATTCATCCTAGTAATAACAGTATCAGGCTGGTAGCAGGCAACATGTCTTTTTTATATAGACAACCAGTTTGTTGATATCAATCTCATGAACACAGTGTGTAATGCTGACGGTGAGGTTAATGTGATCAATAAGGCACGGTGGGGTGTGGTTTATCGGCAATATATCATAAACCCCCAAGATTGTTcttataaaccggttaccaatgcaattagagcattAAAAAGTGATGGAaagaaagcacacacacattaagatAAGCAGTGAATTCACAGTGAAAATGTCTGGTATCAGACATTTGAACTGTCTTATAGGCAACACATTTTCCAAGATATGCAGATACATGTTCAGTGTTCAATTAGTACAAATATATTCATCCGTTCCAATAATTGCGGTAACCTGATACAGCAAAACTATAAAAACTGCTGTACATtgcaaaaagaaaaaccaacatactcaaattacattttacaatataatTTAATGCCATAGCAATTGTTTGAGGTCAAATCCATACCTTAGAGTCAAAGGAAAATTAAATATTACCGTCTCCAATAACTACGGAGGGCTCCATTGTTTAAAGTTTGCTGTCAAATGTTTGATCCTCAATAACTTACACTTGATTTAATCTAACCACACTGTTTACTTGGTTGAGGGGGAAAAGCCTACAAACTCATGGCCTGCGTCTCAAATTGAACCCTATTAACTACACACTGCTTTGACCATAGCCCTATGGCCCATacggaatagagtgccatttgagATTCAACAAGGAATGGTTGTGAAGGAAACAACAACACGTCAGTCCCATGATACTTGTGTGACCTTTTCTCGAGAGGGAACAACATCGTTGGCAAGTACCCCAGGGTGATCCTATTTTGGAGGACTCCCGTGGCTGACCCATCTCTCTGACAGATGCGTCGTTACCCTCTGGTTCCATCAATAACCCCCCATGGCTCACTGATTCACTCTACCCACTGTAGAGCCAGGCACTCTATATCCACTCCCTCAACAGCCATGGCTTCAGGAGGTGAATTTGCTaagacaaataaacattatagttacaaatatttttatatataactTTCAGCTGTTTAcaattgtgtgatttttaatgTTATGGATATTGAAATGTAACTGCATTACCCATTTtgggaaaacacattttctaaaataaatctgttaatCTAAGGAAAATAACAAAAGTAAATATTAAGATGTTATAAATACATAATAACAAGCAATATTAGAACATGTCCcatcattaaaaataatttatttttgtttcaaatcaATACGCATTAAAAAGGTTCaattgaaaacatgaaaaataattataaattacAGTGTTTAAACATATGGCTTTATTCCTACTGCAGTCTGCactgttaaaaacattaaaatatgtatatattttttctaaatagcattaaatataccattAGATAGCCTATACAGTAGGCCTACACTGAATATACCTAAAAATAGTTTCCTTATTCATTTCAAACATGTAAGAAATTGTTAGCTTTCAATGTCGAAAAGcccttaaaataaaatgttcaactaTCTAATGAATTAAAATGCAATATCAAAATGTCTCCATCATGCTAGTCTAGTGCGTTGGTTAGAAAATGCAATGGCACAGCTTCAACCATCAAACTAAGTAGTCACTGTCATTCTGCAAATACCCTGCTTTGATAGAATCTGTTACCCATGATTCCTTAACAATCTTAAACTTCTTGGTAAAAAGTCGTCTGAGGGTTCTTAAATCCAATACTCTTGTTTCCTCCACCACTATGACATGCGAGACCCCTTCCTCCAGCTTCTGCACTACTTTCCCGCCGTGGAAACGAAGTTCCAGAGCTCGCATGTCCAGACATGTGTTTGGGATAAGGCTATTCACTTCTCCAATGTCGGCATACATGTCCAGGTAGAACCTTAAATGTCTGAACATGCTGGTGGGGAGGTCATGCCAGCCGTAGCGCTCCTCCACCTTGGCAATGCAATGCGACATTATAGTGTCTACACTGCTAATCCGACCGAAGACTTCCTTAAGCTGCTGCACATCTGTGTCCACAAAGTAGCTGTCTCCGTAGCAATCATACTCCTTGGCAAAGTGCTCCTTAGTGGAAGGTGACATGTGGATCATGTGACTTGGCTGCCAGGGCACCACCTGCTTCCTGTCTAGACACTCCAGCAGCCAGGCAGCCCACACAACGTCATGCTGGTTGGATGATATCAGGTTCTTAACGCGCATATTCTCAATGGCAGCGATCACACAGTAGGTCTCCTGTCCTGGGTTCTGGACTACAATACCACCACACCGGGCCACAGCCTTCTCCAATTCTGTCTTGGGGTGGTCCTCACTCCCGTTCATCACGCAGAACTCCACATCCTCAAACATATCAGTCTCTTTGGTGACACCAGACAGGTCCTGGGACTTGAAGTGATCGATGACACCAGCAGCCTTCTTGGGCTTGGCAGCTGCTGGCGTCTTACGCTTCTTCTTTTCGGGCTCGTTGTCATCATTGAGGCGAAGGTGGCGTGAGAACAACTTCCCGGATGCCTTGTTGCGGAACTGTTCGAGATCAGCTAAGGACATGCACTGGTGCCATTCTTTGTCTTCACGGATTTTCTCTATCCTGGGGAAGCGCAGTGTGCAATTGGTTTTGTACATGTCACTGCTGACTATTTCAGCCGCCTTTACTTGGATGATGACCGAGTTGCATGGGTCGATGTAGACTTCAGGTCTCTCCGTCCCACACAGAATAGAAGCTGGAGGGTCATTTTTCCGATAGACTTTCCAGTATTTGGCCAGCTTCAGGCCTAAGTCGTACAGCTCTTTCATGGTGTAGCCAGAGCCAATGCGGcaaaatgtgtggaaaacagagGGTTTCTCTCCGGGCTTTGGAGCTTCAGCAACAGCAACAAGGAAATGAGACATCATGCCGCCCCGCCTTCCTTTCCCCCAGTAGCCTCCAACAATTAAAAGGTCGAGCTCGTCCATCAAGCCATCAACATACTCCGGCTTGATCTTGATCCAGCCTTCACCACGCTTATCAGGTTTGTATATTGACAACGGATCCTTCACCATGATTCCCTCCTCCCTATTGTCGATGGCTTCGTTAAGGGCATTCACTACCTCTTGCATGGTTTTGGCCTCTGTTTTAGGCACAACGTGTATCCTTCCTTTTACAGGAGTAAAAACAGTTTGAAGGTGTTCATGGCGCTTTTTTAATGTGTCATTACCAAACTTTTGGTCATTAATCAGAAGCACatcaaaaacacaaaagcatGTTTGCAGCTCAGAGTCATCAACCAGCTTCTTGATATCAAACTTGCTTCCCTTTTGCATGAAAGTGTCAGTGGTGGGGTTGTAAGCCATCATTTCCCCATCCAGGATGCAGTTGACGATGTGCGGCTTAAAGATATTGTGAATAAAAGGCGTCAGAGAGCCCTCTAGAGGTGAAGCCCCGAACTGCTGGGTGTACTCAAAGGAGTTCCTTGTGAAGTACTTGTAGACATCACCATCCTTGTGCAACTGGATGCGCTCTCCATCCAGCTTGGTCTCAATGAAGAAGGTGCTGTTGCCCATTTGCTTCTCGACCTGGCGCATATTTCCCACAGCAGCCAACATGGGTttgaaggcagaaaaaaggCCAATGGACACTTCGCTGAGAGACACAAAGGGGTCATGAAGCTGTCGGCACACTTTATTTAGATCGGTGGTGACATTATAAAGCTCGGCTGCATCTGGGTGGAACACCTGAAGCACTGTCTCTTTGCTGATCCCCAGCTTCATGTCCTTCAGGATCATGCGGATGAGCCATTTCTGCTCTAGGGCTGTGCTCTGGGTGATTAGATGAAGCAGGCTCTTCTTCACCAGGTCCTTCTGCTTACTAGCATTGTTGATTGCCACAGAGTCCAGAAAGTCATTAACATCTTTGATGGTGAGATTTCCTTGGCTTGTGCAGCGTTTCTTTAACACAAAGTAAGCCATGAGAGCAAAGTCTCCCGCCTCTCCCTGAGACGTGGTTGGGGCACGGTAATTCAACAGTTTGTTAGCCTCCGGTCCATTCTTGGGGAGACCCAAGACGTCTATGTACAGCTTGGCTAACATGCTCTCTTTAATGCCATAGGCCATACGCTCCCTTTCAAATGGGGGGACTATGAGACGCATGGCGGGGTAGAACGAGTCTGTGGCAGTAGGACTGTCTTTGTGAAGGGCGGCATGGAACTTCCTCCAGGAGTCTATGAAGTCCCGAAGAAACTTTGATTTGTCTGGGCGGAGTTTGGTCTTCTGGATCTTTTCTAATGTGGTGCACAGGTGAAGAAATGGAACTTGAGCTGCGACAGAGCTCTGGGGAGAAGCAGATTTACTTTGTGAAGCTCCCTCCATTGTGAAAGCTTtaagaaaaaaagagaccaAATATTAATGAGGGATGTATTTATCCAGCTGGTCATTAAATAGTTTTAATAGAAGaaattaa contains:
- the lig4 gene encoding DNA ligase 4, which gives rise to MEGASQSKSASPQSSVAAQVPFLHLCTTLEKIQKTKLRPDKSKFLRDFIDSWRKFHAALHKDSPTATDSFYPAMRLIVPPFERERMAYGIKESMLAKLYIDVLGLPKNGPEANKLLNYRAPTTSQGEAGDFALMAYFVLKKRCTSQGNLTIKDVNDFLDSVAINNASKQKDLVKKSLLHLITQSTALEQKWLIRMILKDMKLGISKETVLQVFHPDAAELYNVTTDLNKVCRQLHDPFVSLSEVSIGLFSAFKPMLAAVGNMRQVEKQMGNSTFFIETKLDGERIQLHKDGDVYKYFTRNSFEYTQQFGASPLEGSLTPFIHNIFKPHIVNCILDGEMMAYNPTTDTFMQKGSKFDIKKLVDDSELQTCFCVFDVLLINDQKFGNDTLKKRHEHLQTVFTPVKGRIHVVPKTEAKTMQEVVNALNEAIDNREEGIMVKDPLSIYKPDKRGEGWIKIKPEYVDGLMDELDLLIVGGYWGKGRRGGMMSHFLVAVAEAPKPGEKPSVFHTFCRIGSGYTMKELYDLGLKLAKYWKVYRKNDPPASILCGTERPEVYIDPCNSVIIQVKAAEIVSSDMYKTNCTLRFPRIEKIREDKEWHQCMSLADLEQFRNKASGKLFSRHLRLNDDNEPEKKKRKTPAAAKPKKAAGVIDHFKSQDLSGVTKETDMFEDVEFCVMNGSEDHPKTELEKAVARCGGIVVQNPGQETYCVIAAIENMRVKNLISSNQHDVVWAAWLLECLDRKQVVPWQPSHMIHMSPSTKEHFAKEYDCYGDSYFVDTDVQQLKEVFGRISSVDTIMSHCIAKVEERYGWHDLPTSMFRHLRFYLDMYADIGEVNSLIPNTCLDMRALELRFHGGKVVQKLEEGVSHVIVVEETRVLDLRTLRRLFTKKFKIVKESWVTDSIKAGYLQNDSDYLV